In Symphalangus syndactylus isolate Jambi chromosome 6, NHGRI_mSymSyn1-v2.1_pri, whole genome shotgun sequence, a genomic segment contains:
- the MRPL17 gene encoding large ribosomal subunit protein bL17m, with product MRLSVAAAISHGRVFRRMGLGPESRIHLLRNLLTGLVRHERIEAPWARVDEMRGYAEKLIDYGKLGDTNERAMRMADFWLTEKDLIPKLFQVLAPRYKDQNGGYTRMLQIPNRSWDRAKMAVIEYKGNCLPPLPLPRRDSHLTLLNQLLQGLRQDLSQSREASNHSSHTAQTPGI from the exons ATGCGGCTGTCGGTCGCTGCAGCGATCTCCCATGGCCGCGTATTTCGCCGTATGGGCCTCGGTCCCGAGTCCCGCATCCATCTGTTGCGGAACTTGCTCACAGGGCTGGTGCGGCACGAACGCATCGAGGCACCATGGGCGCGTGTGGACGAGATGAGGGGCTACGCGGAGAAG CTCATCGACTATGGGAAGCTGGGAGACACCAACGAACGAGCCATGCGCATGGCTGACTTCTGGCTCACA GAGAAGGATTTGATCCCAAAACTGTTTCAAGTACTGGCCCCTCGGTACAAAGATCAAAATGGGGGCTACACGAGAATGCTGCAGATTCCAAATCGGAGTTGGGATCGGGCGAAGATGGCAGTGATCGAGTATAAAGGGAATtgcctcccacccctgcctctgcctcgcaGAGACAGCCACCTTACACTCCTAAACCAGCTGCTGCAGGGTTTGCGGCAGGACCTCAGCCAGAGCCGGGAAGCAAGCAACCACAGCTCCCACACAGCTCAAACACCAGGGATTTAA